A window of Apodemus sylvaticus chromosome 9, mApoSyl1.1, whole genome shotgun sequence contains these coding sequences:
- the Ebi3 gene encoding interleukin-27 subunit beta, whose product MPKLLLLSLALWASCSPGNTGTDLVSLSQPRVRCHASRYPVAVDCSWTPLQTPNSTFIATYRLGVATQQQSQPCLQRTPQASRCTIPHVHLFSTVPYLLNVTAVHPGGTSSSLLAFVAERIIKPDPPDGVRLRTEGQRLRVLWQPPASWPFPEVFSLKYRLRYRRRGASHFRQVGPIEATTFTLRTARPQAKYCVQVSAQDLTDYGKPSDWSFPGRVEGAAPQSPEDWIGSVRP is encoded by the exons ATGCCCAAGCTGCTCCTCCTGTCACTCGCCCTCTGGGCCAGCTGCTCCCCTGGTAACACTGGGACAG ATCTAGTGTCTCTGAGCCAGCCCAGAGTGCGGTGCCATGCTTCTCGGTACCCTGTGGCCGTGGACTGCTCCTGGACGCCTCTCCAGACTCCCAACTCCACCTTCATTGCCACTTACAG GCTCGGTGTGGCCACCCAGCAGCAGAGCCAGCCCTGCCTACAGCGGACGCCCCAGGCCTCCCGATGCACCATCCCCCACGTGCACCTGTTCTCCACAGTGCCCTACTTGCTAAATGTCACTGCAGTGCACCCTGGTGGCACCAGCAGCAGCCTCCTAGCCTTTGTGGCCGAGCGAATCA TCAAGCCCGACCCTCCGGACGGCGTGCGCCTGCGCACAGAGGGGCAGCGCCTGCGCGTGCTCTGGCAGCCGCCTGCTTCCTGGCCCTTCCCGGAAGTCTTCTCGCTCAAGTACAGACTACGCTACCGGCGCCGCGGAGCCTCTCACTTCCGCCAG GTGGGGCCCATCGAAGCCACGACGTTCACCCTCAGGACCGCGAGACCCCAGGCCAAGTACTGCGTCCAGGTGTCGGCCCAGGACCTCACAGATTACGGGAAGCCGAGTGACTGGAGCTTCCCCGGGCGAGTGGAAGGGGCGGCGCCCCAAAGCCCTGAAGACTGGATCGGCAGTGTCAGACCCTGA
- the LOC127693051 gene encoding uncharacterized protein LOC127693051 isoform X9, with the protein MPRACVVKKLFSESSWSFPASALPLPQPSYRALPTRFAVLIGCNLCRSKSGVRAPSLPTCRQAPDHSNFFLSRRPCLGPAEMAQLGKPRRFES; encoded by the exons ATGCCTCGCGCATGCGTGG TGAAGAAGCTGTTTTCTGAGTCCTCGTGGAGTTTCCCCGCTTCAGCGCTGCCACTTCCTCAGCCGTCCTACAGGGCGTTGCCAACCCGCTTCGCCGTTCTCATTGGCTGCAATCTTTGTCGATCCAAGTCGGGAGTGCGCGCTCCTTCCCTTCCGACGTGTCGGCAG GCTCCTGACCACAGTAACTTCTTTTTGTCACGAAGGCCTTGTTTGGGGCCcgcggagatggctcagctggggaAGCCTCGGAGGTTTGAGTCCTGA
- the LOC127693051 gene encoding uncharacterized protein LOC127693051 isoform X10: MPRACVVKKLFSESSWSFPASALPLPQPSYRALPTRFAVLIGCNLCRSKSGVRAPSLPTCRQALFGARGDGSAGEASEV, from the exons ATGCCTCGCGCATGCGTGG TGAAGAAGCTGTTTTCTGAGTCCTCGTGGAGTTTCCCCGCTTCAGCGCTGCCACTTCCTCAGCCGTCCTACAGGGCGTTGCCAACCCGCTTCGCCGTTCTCATTGGCTGCAATCTTTGTCGATCCAAGTCGGGAGTGCGCGCTCCTTCCCTTCCGACGTGTCGGCAG GCCTTGTTTGGGGCCcgcggagatggctcagctggggaAGCCTCGGAGGTTTGA
- the Yju2 gene encoding splicing factor YJU2 isoform X2, protein MSERKVLNKYYPPDFDPSKIPKLKLPKDRQYVVRLMAPFNMRCKTCGEYIYKGKKFNARKETVQNEAYLGLPIFRFYIKCTRCLAEITFKTDPENTDYTMEHGATRNFQAEKLLEEEEKRVQKEREDEELNNPMKVLENRTKDSKLEMEVLENLQELKDLNQRQAHVDFEAMLLQHRLSQEQWQQQQEEEDERETAALLEEARQRRLLEDSDSEDEALPSRPQAAARPKPTAILDEAPKTKRKAEALCSKARLAGLVVPKKVKTEANGASEQVRVPSAAGAPQSRKAAKPAPQTPGASSLSQLGAYGDSEDSDS, encoded by the exons ATGTCGGAACGGAAAGTTTTAAAC AAATACTACCCACCTGACTTTGACCCGTCGAAGATCCCGAAGCTCAAGCTGCCCAAGGACCGGCAGTATGTGGTGCGGCTGATGGCCCCCTTCAACATGAG GTGCAAGACATGCGGAGAGTACATCTACAAGGGGAAGAAGTTCAACGCTCGGAAGGAGACAGTTCAGAACGAGGCCTACCTGGGCCTGCCAATCTTCCGATTCTACATCAAGTGCACGCGCTGCTTGGCCGAGATCACCTTCAAG ACAGACCCGGAGAACACGGACTACACCATGGAGCACGGGGCCACGCGCAACTTCCAGGCCGAGAAgcttctggaggaggaggagaagcgcGTGCAGAAGGAGCGAGAGGATGAGGAACTGAACAACCCCATGAAG GTCCTAGAGAACCGTACAAAGGACTCCAAGCTGGAGATGGAAGTGCTGGAAAACCTGCAGGAGCTGAAAGACCTGAACCAGCGGCAGGCGCACGTGGACTTCGAGGCCATGCTGCTGCAACACCGCCTGTCTCaggagcagtggcagcagcagcaggaggaggaggatgagcgTGAGACAGC ggccttgctggaggaggctcGTCAGCGAAGGCTTCTAGAGGACTCTGACTCAGAGGATGAGGCTCTGCCTTCCCGACCACAGGCAGCTGCAAGACCCAAGCCCACAGCCATCCTCGATGAG GCACCAAAGaccaagaggaaggcagaggccCTGTGCAGCAAAGCACGGCTGGCAGGCTTGGTTGTACCAAAGAAGGTCAAGACGGAAGCCAACGGGGCCTCGGAGCAGGTCCGGGTGCCCTCCGCAGCGG GTGCTCCCCAGAGCAGGAAGGCGGCCAAGCCTGCACCCCAGACCCCTGGTGCTTCCTCCCTGAGCCAGCTGGGTGCCTATGGGGACAGCGAGGACAGTGACAGCTGA
- the Yju2 gene encoding splicing factor YJU2 isoform X1, with translation MSERKVLNKYYPPDFDPSKIPKLKLPKDRQYVVRLMAPFNMRCKTCGEYIYKGKKFNARKETVQNEAYLGLPIFRFYIKCTRCLAEITFKTDPENTDYTMEHGATRNFQAEKLLEEEEKRVQKEREDEELNNPMKVLENRTKDSKLEMEVLENLQELKDLNQRQAHVDFEAMLLQHRLSQEQWQQQQEEEDERETAALLEEARQRRLLEDSDSEDEALPSRPQAAARPKPTAILDESRVTEAREQQLCMVPIGTKDQEEGRGPVQQSTAGRLGCTKEGQDGSQRGLGAGPGALRSGCSPEQEGGQACTPDPWCFLPEPAGCLWGQRGQ, from the exons ATGTCGGAACGGAAAGTTTTAAAC AAATACTACCCACCTGACTTTGACCCGTCGAAGATCCCGAAGCTCAAGCTGCCCAAGGACCGGCAGTATGTGGTGCGGCTGATGGCCCCCTTCAACATGAG GTGCAAGACATGCGGAGAGTACATCTACAAGGGGAAGAAGTTCAACGCTCGGAAGGAGACAGTTCAGAACGAGGCCTACCTGGGCCTGCCAATCTTCCGATTCTACATCAAGTGCACGCGCTGCTTGGCCGAGATCACCTTCAAG ACAGACCCGGAGAACACGGACTACACCATGGAGCACGGGGCCACGCGCAACTTCCAGGCCGAGAAgcttctggaggaggaggagaagcgcGTGCAGAAGGAGCGAGAGGATGAGGAACTGAACAACCCCATGAAG GTCCTAGAGAACCGTACAAAGGACTCCAAGCTGGAGATGGAAGTGCTGGAAAACCTGCAGGAGCTGAAAGACCTGAACCAGCGGCAGGCGCACGTGGACTTCGAGGCCATGCTGCTGCAACACCGCCTGTCTCaggagcagtggcagcagcagcaggaggaggaggatgagcgTGAGACAGC ggccttgctggaggaggctcGTCAGCGAAGGCTTCTAGAGGACTCTGACTCAGAGGATGAGGCTCTGCCTTCCCGACCACAGGCAGCTGCAAGACCCAAGCCCACAGCCATCCTCGATGAG AGCCGGGTCACGGAGGCCAGAGAGCAACAGCTGTGTATGGTCCCCATAGGCACCAAAGaccaagaggaaggcagaggccCTGTGCAGCAAAGCACGGCTGGCAGGCTTGGTTGTACCAAAGAAGGTCAAGACGGAAGCCAACGGGGCCTCGGAGCAGGTCCGGGTGCCCTCCGCAGCGG GTGCTCCCCAGAGCAGGAAGGCGGCCAAGCCTGCACCCCAGACCCCTGGTGCTTCCTCCCTGAGCCAGCTGGGTGCCTATGGGGACAGCGAGGACAGTGA
- the Shd gene encoding SH2 domain-containing adapter protein D, which yields MAKWLRDYLNLGSRRPPPQPPTPDYTESDILRAYREQKDLDFEDPYEDSNGRPESENTGSGDPKYNSPRHRLIKVEAADMARAKALLGSPEEQPEADAEYSDPFDAQPQTAAPNNGYMEPYDARSVSSEQPGRAVQLYDTPYEEQDTNPEDAGSSGQSRRPPEDERPADEYDQPWEWKKDHISRAFAVQFEGPDWERMPCPTKESWRPQPAERVDTALALEKQPWFHGPLSRAEAENLLSLCKEGSYLVRLSETRAQDCILSLRSNQGSMHLKFARTRENQVVLGQHSGPFPSVPELVLHYSARPLPVQGAEHLALLYPVTSSQSSQGPCTLAARPERGQGDP from the exons ATGGCCAAGTGGCTCCGAGACTATCTGAACTTGGGCAGCCGGAGGCCCCCTCCGCAGCCGCCCACCCCCGACTACACCGAGAGCGACATCCTGAGGGCCTACCGCGAACAGAAGGACCTGGACTTCGAGGACCCCTATGAGGATTCCAATGGCCGCCCCGAGTCAGAGAACACCGGGTCCGGCGACCCCAAGTACAACTCTCCCAGGCACCGGCTGATCAAGGTAGAGGCTGCGGACATGGCCAGAGCCAAGGCCCTGCTGGGCAGCCCTGAAGAACAG CCAGAAGCAGACGCTGAGTACTCAGACCCCTTTGATGCCCAGCCTCAGACAGCGGCCCCCAACAATGGGTATATGGAGCCCTATGATGCCCGGAGCGTCTCCAGTG aGCAGCCAGGCAGAGCTGTGCAGCTCTACGACACTCCGTATGAGGAGCAGGATACAAATCCAGAAGACGCAGGGTCTTCAGGCCAGAGCCGGAGGCCCCCGGAGGATGAGAGGCCTGCAGATGAATACGACCAGCCCTGGGAGTGGAAGAAAGATCACATCTCCAGGGCGTTCGCAG TGCAGTTTGAAGGTCCTGACTGGGAACGGATGCCATGCCCCACCAAGGAGTCCTGGAGACCACAGCCTGCAGAGCGTGTGGACACCGCCCTGGCCCTGGAGAAGCAGCC GTGGTTTCACGGCCCCCTGAGCCGAGCCGAGGCTGAGAACCTTCTGTCCCTCTGCAAGGAAGGCAGCTACCTCGTGCGGCTCAGCGAGACCAGGGCTCAGGACTGCATTCTGTCCCTCAG AAGCAACCAGGGTTCCATGCACCTGAAATTCGCGAGGACCCGGGAGAACCAGGTGGTCCTAGGACAGCACAGTGGGCCCTTCCCCAGCGTGCCCGAGCTGGTCCTGCATTACAGTGCCCGCCCACTGCCTGTGCAAGGGGCAGAGCACCTGGCCCTGCTCTATCCTGTCACCAGCAGCCAGAGCTCTCAAGGACCCTGCACATTGGCTGCTAGACCAGAGAGGGGACAGGGGGACCCATGA